Proteins from one Clostridiales bacterium genomic window:
- a CDS encoding ROK family protein: MYYVGVDLGGTNIKAGVVSCDGKIIKNSIIKTQKGADPQVIIGDIANLIKKIVKNSGLSMKQIERIGIGVPGVVDNDKGVIVRAVNINFFEVKISDELKKYFNIPVYIENDANCAALAEAKFGVAKGYKDSIMVTLGTGIGGGIIINESIYRGVNCAAGELGHMSIVMRGEKCSCGRRGCWEMYASATALKNLAIKSIENDNSTSMYSAVDGDMSRVESRVVFAQAKRGDIAAQKVLNEYIGYLSFGIVNLINIFQPGLIAIGGGISNAGKYFLQKVKDEVGKSSEMGQNLKDRTDIKLAKLGNKAGILGAAFLNEYNRKVF, translated from the coding sequence ATGTACTACGTAGGAGTAGATTTGGGTGGGACAAATATAAAGGCAGGAGTTGTGTCTTGTGATGGTAAGATAATAAAGAATAGTATAATAAAGACTCAAAAAGGAGCTGATCCACAAGTTATAATAGGGGATATAGCCAATCTTATAAAAAAGATAGTAAAAAATAGTGGATTATCGATGAAACAGATAGAGCGTATAGGTATTGGTGTTCCTGGAGTTGTTGATAATGATAAAGGTGTTATTGTAAGAGCAGTTAACATAAATTTTTTCGAAGTAAAAATAAGTGATGAGTTGAAAAAATATTTCAATATTCCAGTCTACATAGAAAACGATGCTAATTGTGCTGCATTGGCTGAAGCAAAGTTTGGTGTAGCGAAAGGATATAAAGATTCAATTATGGTTACGCTAGGGACAGGAATAGGAGGGGGCATCATAATAAATGAATCTATATATCGGGGTGTGAATTGTGCAGCAGGTGAGCTTGGGCATATGAGTATAGTAATGAGAGGGGAAAAGTGTAGTTGTGGAAGAAGAGGATGTTGGGAGATGTATGCATCTGCAACGGCACTAAAAAATTTAGCAATTAAGTCTATAGAAAATGATAACAGCACAAGTATGTACAGTGCAGTAGATGGAGATATGAGTAGAGTTGAGTCTAGAGTTGTATTTGCCCAAGCAAAAAGAGGGGATATAGCAGCGCAAAAAGTTCTAAATGAGTACATAGGGTATCTATCATTTGGTATAGTGAATCTTATTAACATTTTTCAACCTGGGTTGATAGCTATAGGTGGAGGTATATCAAATGCCGGTAAATATTTTTTGCAAAAGGTGAAAGATGAAGTAGGTAAGTCTAGTGAGATGGGACAAAATTTAAAGGATAGGACAGATATAAAGTTAGCAAAACTAGGAAACAAAGCTGGAATTTTAGGTGCAGCATTTTTGAATGAATATAATAGAAAGGTGTTTTAG
- the nrdG gene encoding anaerobic ribonucleoside-triphosphate reductase activating protein encodes MDELIRIAGIVDESIVDGPGIRFVVFTQGCSHNCKGCHNPKTHSYKGGTLVRVGDIIERMKKNPLLDGLTISGGEPFDQANVVSILAHCAKKMGYNVWTYTGYLYEDLVKRAKTDLGCKTLLENIDVLVDGEFDQTKMDANLKFKGSTNQREIQIGQMYCN; translated from the coding sequence ATGGATGAGTTAATAAGGATAGCCGGAATAGTGGATGAATCAATAGTAGATGGTCCAGGTATAAGGTTTGTTGTGTTTACACAAGGATGTAGCCACAATTGTAAAGGGTGTCATAACCCTAAGACTCATTCATATAAAGGAGGGACTCTTGTTAGGGTTGGTGACATAATAGAGAGAATGAAAAAAAATCCGTTGTTAGATGGGTTAACTATTAGCGGGGGTGAGCCATTTGATCAGGCTAATGTAGTCAGCATTTTGGCTCATTGTGCAAAAAAAATGGGTTATAATGTGTGGACCTACACAGGATATCTGTATGAGGATTTGGTAAAGAGAGCTAAGACAGATTTAGGATGCAAAACATTGTTAGAGAATATTGATGTTTTGGTTGATGGAGAGTTTGACCAAACAAAGATGGATGCAAACCTAAAGTTTAAAGGATCTACCAACCAAAGAGAAATACAAATTGGACAGATGTATTGCAATTGA